A single window of Rhizobium sp. SL42 DNA harbors:
- a CDS encoding GMC family oxidoreductase, producing the protein MAAPYDLNDDTVVVIIGSGAGGGTLGNELAQKGIDVVILEAGGRIEHEDFINDEWDSFSQLAWLDNRTTGGGWQVSKDFPNLPAWIVKAVGGTTTHWAGASLRFQEHEFKTLTNYGKVEGANLLDWPITLAELEPYYAKAEDKMGVTRTNGIEGLPGNNNFKILKAGADKLGYKECHTGNMAINSADRDDRMSCQQTGFCFQGCKWGAKWSTLYTEIPKGETTGKLEVRPNAHVVKIEHDATGKVTAVVYADKDGKLHSQKARIVCLAGNSIESPRLLLNSASSMFPDGLANSSGQVGKNYMRHTTGSVYGVFEKPVHFYRGTTMAGIVRDEAKHDPSRGFVGGYELETLALGIPFMAAFLDPGGWGRSFASAMDQYANMAGLWIVGEDMPQEQNAVKLHGELKDKYGMPIPDVWFTDHPNDEAMRNHAFKQGMAIYEAVGATRTFPTPPYPSTHNLGTNRMSEKAQDGVVNKFGRSHDIKNLFISDGSQFTTGAAENPTLTIVSLAIRQAEHIASEMAAGSI; encoded by the coding sequence ATGGCAGCGCCTTACGATCTCAACGACGACACTGTGGTCGTCATCATCGGTTCGGGTGCGGGCGGCGGAACGCTCGGCAACGAACTTGCCCAGAAGGGCATCGACGTCGTCATTCTCGAAGCGGGCGGACGCATCGAACACGAAGACTTCATCAACGACGAATGGGACAGCTTTTCCCAGCTTGCCTGGCTCGACAACCGCACAACCGGCGGCGGCTGGCAGGTGTCGAAGGATTTTCCCAACCTGCCGGCCTGGATCGTCAAGGCCGTCGGCGGAACGACAACGCATTGGGCCGGGGCATCGTTGCGGTTCCAGGAGCACGAGTTCAAGACCCTGACCAACTACGGCAAGGTCGAAGGCGCCAATCTGCTCGACTGGCCCATCACGCTTGCCGAACTGGAGCCGTATTACGCCAAGGCCGAGGACAAGATGGGCGTGACCCGCACCAACGGCATCGAGGGGCTTCCGGGCAACAACAATTTCAAGATCCTGAAAGCCGGCGCCGACAAGCTGGGCTACAAGGAATGTCACACCGGCAACATGGCGATCAATTCGGCCGATCGCGACGACCGGATGAGCTGTCAGCAGACCGGCTTCTGTTTCCAGGGGTGCAAGTGGGGCGCCAAGTGGTCGACGCTCTACACGGAAATCCCCAAGGGCGAGACGACCGGCAAGCTCGAAGTGAGGCCGAACGCGCATGTCGTCAAGATCGAACATGACGCCACCGGCAAGGTGACTGCCGTGGTCTACGCCGACAAGGATGGCAAGCTGCACAGCCAGAAGGCGCGGATCGTCTGTCTCGCCGGCAATTCCATCGAGAGTCCGCGGCTGCTGCTCAATTCGGCGTCGTCGATGTTTCCCGATGGTCTTGCCAATTCGTCCGGCCAGGTCGGCAAGAACTACATGCGCCACACGACCGGCTCGGTCTACGGCGTGTTCGAGAAGCCGGTGCATTTCTACCGCGGCACGACCATGGCCGGCATCGTCCGCGACGAGGCCAAGCATGATCCGTCGCGCGGCTTTGTCGGCGGCTATGAACTGGAGACGCTGGCGCTCGGCATACCGTTCATGGCCGCCTTCCTCGATCCGGGCGGCTGGGGACGTTCCTTTGCCTCGGCGATGGACCAGTATGCCAATATGGCCGGTCTGTGGATCGTCGGCGAGGACATGCCGCAGGAGCAGAACGCGGTGAAACTGCATGGCGAGTTGAAGGACAAATACGGGATGCCGATCCCGGATGTCTGGTTCACCGACCATCCGAACGACGAAGCGATGCGCAACCACGCCTTCAAACAGGGCATGGCGATCTATGAGGCGGTCGGCGCGACGCGTACCTTCCCGACGCCGCCTTACCCCTCCACCCACAATCTGGGTACGAACCGGATGAGCGAGAAAGCGCAGGATGGCGTCGTCAACAAGTTCGGCCGCAGCCACGATATCAAGAACCTGTTCATCTCGGACGGCAGCCAGTTCACCACCGGTGCGGCTGAAAACCCGACATTGACCATCGTATCCCTGGCCATCCGGCAGGCGGAACACATCGCCTCGGAAATGGCAGCTGGCTCGATCTAA
- a CDS encoding gluconate 2-dehydrogenase subunit 3 family protein: MVTVYEKTKGLSRRELLKRGSIGAALVISGTAVISPQNAWGLETTALKPDSMATLIQLARDIYPHDQLADRFYAIAVKGQDQRAAKEDAHKTLIEDGIADLDKRAGAGGYRGLGWEDDRVAILRDIETTPFFQAIRGDLVVSLYNQKELWPIFGYEGESYSKGGYIERGFNDIEWL; encoded by the coding sequence GTGGTAACAGTGTACGAAAAGACGAAAGGCCTGTCCCGCCGCGAGCTTTTGAAGCGCGGCAGCATCGGCGCGGCGCTGGTGATCAGCGGGACGGCGGTCATCAGCCCGCAGAATGCCTGGGGGCTGGAGACCACGGCGCTGAAGCCGGACAGCATGGCGACGCTGATCCAGCTCGCCCGCGACATCTATCCGCATGACCAGCTTGCCGACCGATTCTACGCGATTGCGGTGAAGGGGCAGGACCAGCGCGCGGCCAAGGAAGACGCCCACAAGACGCTGATCGAAGACGGCATTGCCGATCTCGACAAGCGGGCGGGCGCCGGCGGCTATCGCGGGCTGGGTTGGGAAGACGACCGCGTTGCCATCCTGCGCGATATCGAAACGACACCCTTCTTCCAGGCGATCCGCGGCGATCTTGTGGTCAGCCTCTATAACCAGAAGGAGCTGTGGCCGATCTTCGGCTACGAGGGCGAGTCCTATTCGAAGGGCGGCTATATCGAGCGTGGTTTCAACGACATCGAGTGGCTCTAA
- a CDS encoding VOC family protein — MAKMIHSMVRVLDEARSVDFYGKAFGLSIAERLDFDTFTLIYLSSDESEFELELTVNKGRTEPYNLGDGYGHLAVSVSDLDSEHQRFTALGLNPGKIVDFNRDGALLARFFFATDPDGYKIEVLQRHGRYK, encoded by the coding sequence TTGGCCAAGATGATCCATTCGATGGTGCGCGTGCTCGATGAAGCGCGGTCCGTCGATTTCTACGGAAAGGCTTTCGGGCTTTCGATTGCCGAAAGGCTGGATTTCGACACCTTCACGCTGATCTATCTCAGCAGTGACGAGAGCGAATTCGAGCTGGAGCTGACGGTCAACAAGGGGCGGACGGAACCCTACAATCTGGGCGATGGTTACGGCCACCTTGCCGTTTCGGTCAGCGATCTCGATAGCGAGCATCAGCGGTTTACCGCCCTCGGACTGAACCCCGGAAAAATCGTCGATTTCAATCGGGACGGAGCCCTTCTCGCGCGCTTCTTCTTCGCGACCGATCCCGACGGCTACAAGATCGAGGTCTTGCAGCGGCACGGCCGGTACAAATGA
- a CDS encoding ribbon-helix-helix domain-containing protein, producing MCEVFAGQDPARYRAVNRSVRIGGHSTSIQIEAAFWDLIDEIAAGQSLSTSRFLSTLYDEALEINGQVSNFASLLRTSCLIYLMGKAQHPESPPQFHIIAAE from the coding sequence ATGTGTGAGGTTTTTGCCGGACAGGATCCTGCCCGCTACCGCGCCGTCAACCGATCGGTGCGCATCGGCGGTCATTCGACCAGCATCCAGATCGAAGCGGCCTTCTGGGATCTCATTGATGAAATCGCCGCCGGCCAGTCGCTGTCGACATCGCGCTTCCTGTCGACGCTTTACGACGAGGCGCTGGAAATCAACGGCCAGGTCAGCAATTTCGCGTCGCTGCTGCGCACGAGCTGTCTGATCTACCTGATGGGCAAGGCGCAGCATCCGGAAAGCCCGCCGCAATTTCACATCATCGCGGCCGAATAA